A portion of the Krasilnikovia cinnamomea genome contains these proteins:
- a CDS encoding glycosyltransferase, which produces MPERQPASATHPTALLDDHIAVIGPALRSALPVTAIRNRSQDARLLLARAALGDAGTLAELLSAARAGDQAWLTGRQDAADPGALAALAQLLAFQDLRPDDRRDALGLLDLVHAVYGPSALSAVHQGLHAQLVLAEQGPDRVPELLAAYPDMKRTTRVGILLDLANPFAVAGREPQPWLERFQALLPEPAPVLLDPDAPTPFDRLGTAAVEPVPAPHQVSVVVPAYRPDRSLHTAVRSILAQTWQNLEVVLVDDGSPPEYDAELAAVVALDSRVRLVKLAVNAGTYAARNAGLAACGGDFVAFQDADDWSHPRRLESQVRPLLAAPRLVATTSDGLSVTDQLLINRPGVRSGRFNPSSLVFRRDEVVRRIGYFDEVRKAGDSEYIGRIGATFGVDAIRHLEMEPLALIRLSEHSLSRAEIRAYWMHPARVAYSSAYLRWHERIAAGEADPYRPRDAVERPFRAPEHLTRRPGDNASPRHYDVVMVADWRFWQSPQRAAVAELRALVQAGRRVAVAHLETYRYVRQRRLSPIAEIQQLVNDGAIDHVEIGQRTDADLVLVRHAAVLQFAGGRPGRIQAQRVVVVADRAPVRGDGTDHRYTTAACAAAARELFGADPVWWPQDPAIRRALREADPSVPVLPDDLPFVVTPADGAGPRAGLAGRRPTVGVDLCDSGGLPGERAEVLSVLRRCRDADIRVRMPDRLRPVAEAPVSWLCFEASDLEPGPFLHQLDFYLHYPHPHEVGRWSQPVLEAAAAGCVVLLPERLAPQYGDVAVYAEPDGVATALARYAADPGRYAARSRQAYELAAAAYHPGRFVARIGDLLARPGAALPVPRGALAPAR; this is translated from the coding sequence ATGCCAGAACGTCAGCCGGCGTCGGCGACCCATCCCACGGCCCTGCTGGACGATCACATCGCGGTCATCGGGCCCGCCCTGCGCTCCGCGCTGCCCGTCACCGCCATCCGGAACAGGTCCCAGGACGCCCGGCTCCTGCTGGCCCGGGCGGCCCTCGGTGACGCCGGGACGCTGGCGGAGCTGCTGAGCGCCGCCCGCGCCGGGGACCAGGCCTGGCTGACCGGGCGGCAGGACGCCGCCGACCCCGGGGCGCTGGCCGCGCTCGCGCAACTGCTGGCGTTCCAGGACCTGCGGCCCGACGACCGCCGGGACGCGCTCGGCCTGCTCGACCTCGTGCACGCGGTGTACGGGCCGTCCGCGCTGTCGGCCGTGCACCAGGGGCTGCACGCCCAGTTGGTGCTGGCCGAGCAGGGACCCGACCGGGTGCCCGAGCTGCTGGCCGCGTACCCCGACATGAAGCGGACCACCCGGGTGGGGATCCTGCTCGACCTGGCGAACCCCTTCGCCGTCGCGGGACGCGAGCCGCAGCCGTGGCTCGAGCGGTTCCAGGCACTGCTGCCCGAACCCGCGCCGGTGCTGCTCGACCCGGACGCACCCACCCCGTTCGACCGGCTCGGCACGGCCGCGGTCGAGCCGGTGCCGGCCCCGCACCAGGTGTCCGTGGTGGTGCCCGCGTACCGGCCGGACCGCAGCCTGCACACGGCGGTCCGGTCGATCCTCGCGCAGACGTGGCAAAACCTGGAAGTCGTCCTCGTCGACGACGGCTCCCCGCCGGAGTACGACGCCGAGCTGGCCGCCGTGGTGGCCCTCGACTCCCGGGTGCGGCTGGTCAAGCTGGCGGTCAACGCGGGCACGTACGCGGCCCGCAACGCGGGACTCGCGGCGTGCGGCGGCGACTTCGTCGCGTTCCAGGACGCCGACGACTGGTCGCATCCGCGCCGCCTGGAGTCGCAGGTGCGGCCGCTGCTGGCGGCGCCCCGGCTGGTCGCCACCACCTCCGACGGGCTGTCGGTCACCGACCAACTGCTGATCAACCGGCCGGGGGTGCGCAGCGGGCGGTTCAACCCGTCGTCGCTGGTGTTCCGGCGCGACGAGGTGGTGCGGCGCATCGGCTACTTCGACGAGGTACGCAAGGCGGGGGACTCCGAGTACATCGGACGGATCGGTGCGACGTTCGGCGTCGACGCCATCCGCCACCTGGAGATGGAGCCGCTGGCGCTGATCCGGCTGTCGGAACACTCACTGTCGCGGGCCGAGATCCGGGCGTACTGGATGCATCCGGCCCGGGTCGCGTACAGCTCGGCGTACCTGCGGTGGCACGAGCGGATCGCGGCCGGTGAGGCGGACCCGTACCGGCCGCGGGACGCGGTGGAGCGGCCGTTCCGGGCCCCGGAGCACCTCACCCGCCGCCCCGGCGACAACGCCTCGCCCCGCCACTACGACGTGGTGATGGTCGCCGACTGGCGGTTCTGGCAGAGCCCGCAGCGGGCCGCGGTCGCGGAGCTGCGCGCCCTGGTCCAGGCGGGCCGCCGGGTCGCGGTCGCCCACCTGGAGACCTACCGGTACGTCCGGCAGCGGCGCCTCTCGCCGATCGCGGAGATCCAGCAGCTGGTGAACGACGGGGCGATCGACCATGTCGAGATCGGGCAGCGTACGGACGCGGATCTGGTGCTGGTCCGGCACGCGGCGGTGCTGCAGTTCGCCGGTGGGCGCCCGGGACGGATCCAGGCGCAGCGGGTGGTCGTGGTGGCCGACCGGGCGCCGGTGCGGGGCGACGGCACGGACCACCGGTACACGACGGCCGCCTGCGCCGCCGCCGCGCGGGAGCTGTTCGGCGCCGATCCGGTGTGGTGGCCGCAGGATCCGGCGATCCGGCGGGCGCTGCGGGAGGCGGACCCCAGCGTGCCGGTGCTCCCCGACGACCTGCCGTTCGTCGTCACGCCCGCCGACGGCGCGGGGCCGCGCGCCGGACTCGCCGGGCGCCGCCCGACGGTCGGCGTCGACCTGTGCGACTCCGGCGGCCTGCCGGGCGAGCGAGCCGAGGTCCTGTCGGTGCTGCGGCGCTGCCGCGACGCGGACATCCGGGTACGGATGCCCGACCGGCTGCGCCCGGTCGCGGAGGCGCCGGTGTCCTGGCTCTGCTTCGAGGCGTCCGACCTGGAGCCCGGTCCCTTCCTGCACCAGCTCGACTTCTACCTGCACTATCCGCACCCGCACGAGGTGGGCCGCTGGTCGCAGCCGGTGCTGGAGGCCGCGGCGGCGGGCTGCGTGGTGCTGCTGCCCGAGCGGCTGGCCCCGCAGTACGGCGACGTCGCGGTGTACGCCGAGCCGGACGGCGTGGCCACCGCGCTGGCCCGGTACGCCGCCGACCCCGGGCGCTACGCCGCGCGCAGCCGGCAGGCGTACGAGCTCGCCGCCGCGGCCTACCACCCGGGTCGTTTCGTGGCCCGCATCGGTGACCTGCTGGCCCGCCCCGGCGCCGCCCTGCCGGTGCCGCGCGGCGCGCTGGCCCCGGCCCGCTAG